The Rhodospirillaceae bacterium genomic sequence GCCGAGAATCCGCTGGTGCGGAACCTCACGCATAAGCAAGCCGAGCTTCTCCAACCGGATGCGCATGGCGATGGGCGAGACGAGGAACTTTTCCGCTAAGGGGCGAGCGATACCGTCAAGAGCTTCCTCGACGCTCTCAGTCCAATCATGTCCCGCTATGCTGCATGAAATCCGAGGCACCTCGACGAACGGGTGTTCCACCTTAGTCTCCGGGGCAATCACCCGACGCTTTCGGTCTGGAAACATCTCATCCCAGGCCGCGAACACCAGCTTGCGCGGCATCAGCAAGCAAGAGGCATAGAAATCTGCCTGCCATTCTTCTGGAGGCTTTTGGCTGGATCGGCAGAGAAATTTGGGGTCACCATCGTTGTCGAACAATGAGGACTGTCCATAATGGCTCCGGATCAAGTGCTGGTGTAATCGCCAATGACCACCACCTTCGTGCGCAACGGTAAAACGATAGCGGCCTTCCTTCGATGGATTCTCATCGGGATCAAGGCTCTGATCGATAAAAATACTTCCGTCGCCGTAAATTGCGCCAAGGATGTCAGCATCGCCGTCCAAAGGTCGGGGAACATTGTGCCGGACGTGCATATCATCGAACTCGATGCGGAGCTTGAGGTGCTTCTCGACAATGTCTTCGATGGGAATGGGTGTCTCGATGACCACATCGCGCGCATGGGAAAACTCTGCGAGCAACGCCTCTGCATCGCGTTCTATGGCCTCTTCGGCCAAAAAGGGAACTTTCCTGGTCATCAATGTTTCATCCTCATCTGCATCAGTAGGCCGAATCGGCCGTCACTTGTTCTTCGATTTTTCTGCCTCTTGGGCCAAGCGGGCCACATCATCACTCGTCATGCCCTTGGTGGTCCGCAATAAAGCCGCCAGTTCCCGGGGGTTCTCCCGGATGATTTCGGACAGATCGGTCGAAACCTTGCCCGCCAGGGCCAGAAGCTCGTCTACATTGATCTCGAAAATTTCAGCGATCTTCCGGACCTTGTCCTCGGCCGGCGGCGGAAACTCGTCCCGTTCGACTTTGGAAAGGTAGGTCGGACTGACTCCGATCTTCTTCGCCATTTCACGCAAGCCGAACTCCCTTTCCTCTCGAACGGCGCGAATATGCGCACCAAACTTCATATTCCTCCCACTGGTCATGATAAACATCTCCGTTTCATGTTTAGGTGTCACTCTACACTCTGCGCCACCAGACTGTCAAGTATAAGCTAAACGCTTATCGAAGTAATTGGATCAGGCCGCGATTTTAAGGTGGCGAACGTCTTCCAACACCTGCTGGAAATCAGGTGACGGGGCAACGCACATGGTTCTATACGCTTCCACGAAGGGGAGCCAATTAAAGCAAGGCCCTTTCCCGAAATCGGGTTAGGGCCTTGTTCTTTAAAGCTATTAATGCATGACCAAACTTTGGTTTCATACACCTCTTTTCTCGGAGATTATTGACAAATGGCTGAAACAAGCACCCCGGCGAAATCAGAAAAAAGCGCCGAGCCGAAAGAAAACACCAGCGTTGATTCGGAGCGCCAGAAAGACGTGACTAAGGATTACCGCAATAACTGGAATAAGATTTTCGGTAATAAATAAACTTCGTGTATGAGAGCTTTTGGCTAAAGCGTAGGCGCCTTAGTTGGAAATTTATTTTTACCCTACCACCGTCCGCCTGCCGGTCATCGGTTAGAGCGAGGACCAGAGTCGATTCATCAGTTATTAATGGCCATTCCGGTAATCTTGATGAATGACCTTTAGTTATTATTTGAAAACTGTCCGAAATTTGGACACCTTGCGCGAAATTGTGCGAAAACATGAAGCGCGAGTAGCAAGCTTGGCCACGCGAGACGCATCAAGGTGATCCAGAAGCAATCGGCAGCCTCCAACAGTGGTGCTGATCAGTTACCCAAAGCATTAATCTAGCCGCACGGATGCCGATGCCGTGGGTAAATGCCATTAGTGCCGCAATAGTGCTTTGAAAGCTTAACCTCGAACAGCGGACAAAATATCAGGCAGTCGAAAAAGCCGTTTTTGACCCTTTCCCGAAGTTATCGCCCCACCCGTTCTAGGTCGTAGCCCTGTTTTCGCTCATGATTTGTCAAATGGCTTACGGCACTGATACAG encodes the following:
- a CDS encoding ImmA/IrrE family metallo-endopeptidase; the encoded protein is MTRKVPFLAEEAIERDAEALLAEFSHARDVVIETPIPIEDIVEKHLKLRIEFDDMHVRHNVPRPLDGDADILGAIYGDGSIFIDQSLDPDENPSKEGRYRFTVAHEGGGHWRLHQHLIRSHYGQSSLFDNDGDPKFLCRSSQKPPEEWQADFYASCLLMPRKLVFAAWDEMFPDRKRRVIAPETKVEHPFVEVPRISCSIAGHDWTESVEEALDGIARPLAEKFLVSPIAMRIRLEKLGLLMREVPHQRILGAG
- a CDS encoding helix-turn-helix transcriptional regulator, producing MTSGRNMKFGAHIRAVREEREFGLREMAKKIGVSPTYLSKVERDEFPPPAEDKVRKIAEIFEINVDELLALAGKVSTDLSEIIRENPRELAALLRTTKGMTSDDVARLAQEAEKSKNK